AATGCGTCGTGCTGGGTGCCGGCCACTGCATCGAGTCGTTCGAGGCCATGCGGGTGATGTTCATGGAAGGCCGGCGCTAGCCGGGACCGGGATCCACACCTAGGAGGTCCTCGGCAGCTTGGCGGACCTGCCAGTCCCGGTCGTCCAGTGCCTCGGCCAGAGCGGCTTCGATATCGTCGCCTTCGAAAGCGGCCAGGGCCAGCACCGCCCGGCGGCGGATGGTGGCCTTCTGGGTGAGTCCGGCCAGGACCGATTCCCGTCCAGCTTCGTGACCGAGGGCGCCGAGGGCGGCCACCGCTGCCTCCCGGCATAGGTGGTCAGGATGGCCGGGTCGTTCGGCCTCGGGGCCCGATCCGGTACCGGCCACCGCCACCAGAGGTCTGACCAGCACGTTGGCGCTGCCGGGGTGTTCGCCGGCCGCCCAGCAGGCCACCTCTACCACTGTGGGGTCGTGATCGCTCAGCAGGTCAGCCAGCAGGCGGGCCAGCAGATCGGCCAATGACCCAGATGGGGCGCCGGCCGACTTGCTCACTGGCTCTTCGGGGGCACCGAGGATCTCCAGGGCGCGTCTGCGAACCGCAGCGTTGGTGTCGGTGAGCCCGCCGGCCAACTCGTCGTCGGTGAGCCCACCGGCGCGGGCCAGGGCGCCGAGGGCGGCGGCGCGAACCACCGGCTCGGGGTCGAGACGAAGGGAGCGGGCCGTTTCGACGTCGCCGGTGTGCCCAGCCAGCACGGCATGTCGGCGACGCTCGGCCACCTCCGGCGTGGGAGGCGGATCAGGATGGACGTGCCGATTGATGGGCGGCGCAGGATTCTCGCCGGGATGCCCGTCGGGGTCAGATTCGTTGTTCGCGTTGGGGTTGGTCACCGGGGCGGCTTCTCAGCCGATGGCCCGCTCGATGAGGAAACCCGAAAGGAAGATCCCCACACCGACGACGGTGGCCAGAGCGATGCCTCCAAATACGACGAAGAAGGCCAGTAGGACGACGGAGCGGACGCGGTGCC
Above is a window of Acidimicrobiales bacterium DNA encoding:
- a CDS encoding HEAT repeat domain-containing protein, giving the protein MTNPNANNESDPDGHPGENPAPPINRHVHPDPPPTPEVAERRRHAVLAGHTGDVETARSLRLDPEPVVRAAALGALARAGGLTDDELAGGLTDTNAAVRRRALEILGAPEEPVSKSAGAPSGSLADLLARLLADLLSDHDPTVVEVACWAAGEHPGSANVLVRPLVAVAGTGSGPEAERPGHPDHLCREAAVAALGALGHEAGRESVLAGLTQKATIRRRAVLALAAFEGDDIEAALAEALDDRDWQVRQAAEDLLGVDPGPG